The proteins below come from a single Streptomyces sp. B3I8 genomic window:
- the tmk gene encoding dTMP kinase, protein MTRAEQPTAPSTDPQTPGKAADTSGPSGADDALVADSRERAVRALLRRPQLRRLWSAQLVGGVGDALGVLVLIVLALQAAVVRGSLGGGYHGVAFAVACVLGARVLASLLFGAVLLGPLATLTAPDGPLDRRWTMVGADGLRVALLIVAPLWIDWTPDNALVLLLVTAFVTGMAERLWTVCKESAAPALLPPPPPEGASVRPLPDHMDALRRLSLRTSFVSVPLAAAALVLAGLLNNLLGAGIEWFDQHQAALASYVAAGLFAAALSVLTALELPDTRTPRARSPLEGLRRPRAATGLGNSAVPDKGRTGVLPLLVLACASVAGAIAAAVGVSVLHAKDLGGGPVLYGLLVLAVTGGVVVGIRTAPGLLPALSRRRLLALAIAFTGPALLAAGLVPDDTTVLLLLALAGIGAGVAANTGHTLLDQETEDQRRARTTEHLHAVVRVFVALGALLGPLVAAGIGPHRLVNGKFVFAHGGAAFTLMLVGALLLPVAALVLAKVDDRSGVPLRLDLRDALRGGDDPVQIPATNGFFLALEGGDGAGKSTQAEALAEWIRAKGHEVVLTHEPGATPVGKRLRSILLDVSGAGLSHRAEALLYAADRAEHVDTVVRPALERGAVVISDRYTDSSVAYQGAGRDLSPTEIARISRWATNGLVPHLTVLLDVDPQAARERFTEAPDRLESEPAEFHARVRAGFLTLAAADPGRYLVVDGGQEPEAVTTAVRHRLDRMLPLSEAEKKAQEEARRKAEEEARRKAEEEARRKAEEERQERERLEQLARLRAEEEERKRLEREEAQRREAERQAEEARQRAEEARRRAEEEQARLLAEEKVRAEEEARRKAEEDRLRRQAEEEARLRAEAEERRLEKQRKAEAALLRAEEARRAAEAAAAAAAAETAARNARAAEERGTAGPSAAETTVSTPVVNPAETTGGPADETAVLPPVIPEGPDAETTTQMPRPQIPQPQDDETTVLPAVTPGAADETAVLPPVRDDGDGRDVREPGHDPDGRDPADRVPPGYFRDEHPEPRPEPRPDGREDRTRELPQVPAEEAAPRRGRRNRRRPDWAEETPLDDLPTLADELLGPRDDEDDAGKGRS, encoded by the coding sequence ATGACGCGAGCCGAGCAGCCAACGGCCCCCAGCACGGACCCCCAGACCCCCGGCAAGGCCGCCGACACCTCCGGACCCTCCGGAGCCGACGACGCCCTGGTTGCCGACTCCCGCGAGCGCGCCGTGCGGGCGCTGCTTCGCAGGCCGCAGCTCAGGCGGCTGTGGAGCGCGCAGCTCGTGGGCGGCGTCGGGGACGCGCTGGGGGTGCTCGTCCTGATCGTGCTCGCCCTCCAGGCGGCGGTCGTGCGGGGTTCCCTCGGCGGCGGCTACCACGGGGTGGCCTTCGCCGTGGCGTGCGTCCTGGGCGCACGCGTCCTGGCGTCGCTTCTCTTCGGCGCCGTACTGCTCGGCCCCCTCGCCACGCTCACCGCGCCGGACGGCCCGCTCGACCGTCGCTGGACCATGGTCGGCGCCGACGGACTGCGGGTCGCGCTTCTGATCGTCGCTCCGCTGTGGATCGACTGGACCCCGGACAACGCGCTCGTCCTGCTCCTGGTGACCGCATTCGTCACCGGCATGGCCGAGCGGCTGTGGACGGTGTGCAAGGAGAGCGCGGCGCCCGCGCTGCTGCCGCCGCCCCCGCCGGAGGGCGCCTCGGTGCGTCCGCTGCCCGACCACATGGACGCGCTGCGCCGGCTGTCCCTGCGCACGAGCTTCGTGTCCGTGCCGTTGGCGGCCGCCGCGCTGGTCCTCGCCGGGCTGCTGAACAACCTGCTGGGCGCCGGGATCGAGTGGTTCGACCAGCACCAGGCGGCGCTGGCCTCCTACGTCGCCGCGGGCCTGTTCGCGGCCGCGCTCTCCGTGCTGACCGCCCTCGAACTGCCGGACACCCGCACCCCGCGTGCACGCTCGCCGCTGGAGGGGCTGCGCCGCCCGAGGGCGGCCACGGGTCTCGGCAACAGCGCCGTCCCCGACAAGGGCCGCACGGGTGTGCTGCCGCTGCTCGTGCTGGCCTGCGCCTCGGTCGCGGGCGCGATCGCGGCCGCCGTCGGCGTGAGCGTGCTGCACGCCAAAGACCTCGGCGGCGGCCCCGTCCTGTACGGGCTGCTGGTGCTCGCCGTGACCGGCGGCGTGGTCGTCGGCATCCGTACGGCGCCCGGGCTGCTGCCCGCGCTGTCCCGGCGCCGGCTGCTGGCGCTGGCGATCGCCTTCACCGGGCCGGCACTGCTGGCCGCCGGGCTGGTCCCGGACGACACCACCGTGCTGCTGCTCCTCGCCCTGGCCGGCATCGGCGCCGGCGTCGCCGCGAACACCGGGCACACCCTGCTCGACCAGGAGACCGAGGACCAGCGCCGGGCGCGCACCACCGAACACCTGCACGCGGTCGTACGGGTGTTCGTGGCGCTGGGCGCGCTGCTCGGCCCGCTGGTGGCGGCCGGCATCGGCCCGCACCGGCTGGTCAACGGCAAATTCGTCTTCGCGCACGGCGGCGCGGCCTTCACCCTGATGCTGGTCGGCGCGCTGCTGCTGCCGGTCGCCGCCCTGGTTCTCGCCAAGGTCGACGACCGCTCCGGCGTCCCCCTCCGGCTCGATCTGAGGGACGCCCTGCGCGGCGGGGACGACCCCGTGCAGATCCCCGCGACGAACGGTTTCTTCCTCGCCCTGGAGGGCGGCGACGGCGCGGGCAAGTCGACGCAGGCGGAGGCGCTCGCCGAGTGGATCCGCGCCAAGGGTCATGAGGTGGTCCTCACCCACGAGCCGGGCGCGACCCCGGTCGGCAAGCGACTGCGCTCGATCCTGCTGGACGTGTCCGGCGCCGGGCTCTCGCACCGCGCGGAGGCCCTCCTCTACGCGGCGGACCGCGCGGAGCACGTGGACACCGTCGTACGGCCCGCCCTGGAACGCGGCGCGGTCGTCATCTCCGACCGGTACACCGACTCCTCCGTCGCCTATCAGGGCGCGGGCCGCGACCTGTCCCCGACGGAGATCGCCCGCATCTCGCGCTGGGCGACCAACGGCCTCGTACCGCACCTGACCGTGCTGCTCGACGTCGACCCGCAGGCCGCCCGCGAGCGGTTCACCGAGGCGCCCGACCGGCTGGAGTCCGAGCCCGCCGAGTTCCACGCGCGCGTGCGGGCCGGTTTCCTCACCCTCGCCGCAGCCGACCCCGGCCGCTACCTGGTCGTCGACGGCGGCCAGGAGCCGGAGGCGGTCACGACGGCCGTACGGCACCGGCTCGACCGGATGCTGCCCCTCTCCGAGGCCGAGAAGAAGGCCCAGGAGGAGGCGCGCCGCAAGGCGGAGGAAGAGGCCCGCCGCAAGGCTGAGGAAGAGGCGCGCCGCAAGGCGGAGGAGGAGCGCCAGGAGCGCGAGCGCCTGGAGCAGCTCGCCAGGCTCCGCGCCGAGGAGGAGGAGCGCAAGCGCCTCGAGCGGGAGGAAGCCCAGCGGCGTGAGGCCGAGCGGCAGGCCGAGGAGGCCCGGCAGCGGGCGGAGGAGGCGCGCCGCAGGGCCGAGGAGGAGCAGGCCCGGCTGCTCGCCGAGGAGAAGGTGCGCGCCGAGGAGGAGGCCCGCCGCAAGGCGGAGGAGGACCGGCTGCGTCGGCAGGCCGAGGAGGAGGCGCGGCTGCGCGCCGAGGCAGAGGAGCGGCGCCTGGAGAAGCAGCGCAAGGCGGAGGCCGCGCTGCTGCGGGCGGAAGAGGCCCGCCGGGCCGCGGAGGCGGCGGCGGCCGCGGCGGCGGCCGAGACGGCGGCGAGGAACGCGCGAGCGGCCGAGGAGCGCGGCACGGCGGGCCCGTCGGCCGCCGAGACGACCGTATCGACCCCGGTGGTGAATCCGGCCGAGACCACGGGCGGCCCCGCGGACGAGACGGCGGTGCTGCCCCCGGTGATTCCTGAGGGGCCCGACGCCGAGACGACCACCCAGATGCCCCGTCCGCAGATCCCGCAGCCGCAGGACGACGAGACGACGGTGCTCCCGGCGGTGACGCCGGGCGCGGCGGACGAGACGGCTGTACTACCGCCGGTGCGGGACGACGGCGATGGCAGGGACGTCCGGGAGCCTGGGCACGACCCGGACGGCCGGGACCCGGCGGACAGGGTTCCGCCGGGCTACTTCCGCGACGAGCACCCCGAACCGCGTCCCGAGCCGCGTCCCGACGGGCGTGAGGACCGCACCCGCGAGCTCCCCCAGGTCCCCGCCGAGGAGGCCGCCCCCCGCCGCGGTCGCCGCAACCGCCGACGCCCCGACTGGGCCGAGGAGACCCCCCTGGACGACCTCCCCACCCTGGCCGACGAACTCCTGGGCCCGCGGGACGACGAGGACGACGCCGGGAAGGGCAGGTCGTAG
- a CDS encoding DNA polymerase III subunit delta', whose product MSVWDDLVGQERLSAQLAAAARDADAFVTAAAVNAPPPEASSMTHAWLFTGPPGAGRNQAARAFAAALQCVSPDRALGGTPGCGFCDGCHTALIGTHADVSTVAAVGAQIRAADMRDTVRKSFTSPANGRWQVILVEDAERLNEQSANAVLKAVEEPASRTVWMLCAPSVEDVLPTIRSRCRHVNLRTPPVEAVADLLIRRDGIEPEVALAAARATQGHVDNARRLATDERARARRAAVLKLPLRLDDVGGCLRAAQELVDAAAADSKQVAEEREAKETEEMKAALGAAQGGRLPRGTAGVMKDLEDDQKRRRRRVQRDSLDVALLDLTGFYRDVLALQLGSRLALANMDAEDALERIARGGTPEATLRRIEAIGACREALDRNVAPLLAVEAMTMALRAG is encoded by the coding sequence ATGTCCGTGTGGGACGACCTCGTCGGCCAGGAGCGGCTGAGCGCCCAGCTCGCCGCCGCCGCCCGCGACGCCGACGCCTTCGTCACCGCCGCGGCGGTGAACGCGCCGCCCCCCGAGGCGTCGAGCATGACCCACGCCTGGCTGTTCACGGGCCCGCCCGGCGCGGGCCGCAACCAGGCGGCCCGCGCCTTCGCCGCCGCGCTGCAGTGCGTCAGCCCCGACCGTGCCCTCGGCGGCACCCCCGGCTGCGGCTTCTGCGACGGCTGCCACACCGCCCTGATCGGCACCCACGCCGACGTCAGCACGGTGGCCGCGGTGGGCGCCCAGATCCGCGCCGCCGACATGCGCGACACCGTCCGCAAGTCGTTCACCTCACCGGCGAACGGCCGCTGGCAGGTGATCCTCGTCGAGGACGCCGAGCGCTTGAACGAGCAGTCGGCGAACGCGGTCCTCAAGGCCGTCGAGGAGCCCGCGTCCCGTACGGTCTGGATGCTGTGCGCACCCTCCGTCGAGGACGTTCTGCCCACCATCCGCTCCCGCTGCCGCCATGTGAACCTGCGCACGCCCCCGGTGGAGGCCGTCGCGGATCTGCTGATCCGCCGGGACGGCATCGAGCCGGAGGTCGCGCTCGCCGCCGCCCGCGCCACCCAGGGTCATGTGGACAACGCCCGCCGCCTCGCGACCGACGAGCGGGCCCGCGCCCGCCGCGCGGCCGTGCTCAAACTGCCGCTCCGCCTGGACGACGTCGGCGGCTGCCTCAGAGCGGCGCAGGAACTGGTCGACGCGGCCGCGGCGGACTCCAAGCAGGTCGCCGAGGAGCGGGAGGCCAAGGAGACCGAGGAGATGAAGGCGGCGCTCGGCGCGGCCCAGGGCGGTCGGCTGCCACGCGGCACCGCAGGCGTGATGAAGGACCTGGAGGACGACCAGAAGCGCCGCAGGAGACGCGTCCAGCGGGACAGCCTGGACGTCGCCCTGCTGGACCTCACCGGTTTCTACCGCGACGTGCTGGCCCTCCAGCTCGGCTCCCGACTGGCCCTGGCCAACATGGACGCCGAGGACGCGTTGGAGCGGATCGCCCGCGGCGGCACCCCGGAGGCCACGCTGCGCCGCATCGAGGCGATCGGCGCATGCCGGGAGGCCCTCGACCGCAATGTGGCCCCGCTGCTGGCGGTGGAGGCGATGACGATGGCGCTGCGCGCGGGCTGA
- a CDS encoding alpha/beta hydrolase, which translates to MHLRRPPAPRPPQPVPGSGSGRAPGSGSGRAPGPAPFRRFLARSTPPAAALALLFSAACSAGHSATPAVPSTAQAAPAALAALPRSTPATLTSYYDQKPTWRACGVPGFQCATVKAPLDYDKPSAGDVRLAVARKKATGPGKRLGSLLVNPGGPGGSAVGYLQQFAGIGYPASVRARYDMAAVDPRGVARSEPVECLTDRQMDAYTQTDATPDDGKETAGLVDAYKTFAEGCGKHAPKLLRHVSTVEAARDMDIVRAALGDKKLNYVGASYGTFLGATYAGLFPDRVGRLVLDGAMDPSLSARRLNQDQTAGFETAFQSFAKDCVRRSDCPLGTARTTPAQVGDHLEAFFRRLDAKPLPTGEADGRRLGESLATTGVIAAMYDEAAWPQLRKALTSAMKDKDGADLLALSDSYYERDGDGHYTNLMYANAAVNCLDLPPALRSTKEVDKALPAFEKASPVFGPSLAWASLTCAYWPVKPTGKPHRIEAKGAAPIVVVGTTRDPATPYRWAKSLAAQLSSGRLLTYEGDGHTAYNRGSRCIDTAINTYLLRGTPPTDGKRCT; encoded by the coding sequence ATGCACCTCAGGCGCCCTCCCGCACCCCGCCCCCCACAGCCCGTCCCCGGCTCCGGTTCCGGCCGCGCCCCCGGCTCCGGTTCCGGCCGCGCCCCCGGCCCTGCCCCGTTCCGCCGGTTCCTGGCCCGTAGCACCCCGCCGGCCGCCGCGCTCGCCCTGCTGTTCTCCGCCGCCTGCTCCGCCGGGCACTCGGCGACGCCCGCCGTGCCCTCCACGGCGCAGGCGGCGCCGGCCGCCCTGGCCGCGCTCCCCCGGTCCACACCGGCCACGCTCACCTCGTACTACGACCAGAAGCCGACGTGGCGCGCGTGCGGCGTGCCCGGGTTCCAGTGCGCCACGGTCAAGGCCCCGCTGGACTACGACAAGCCCTCCGCCGGTGACGTCCGGCTCGCGGTGGCCCGCAAGAAGGCGACCGGTCCGGGCAAGCGCCTCGGCTCGCTGCTGGTCAATCCGGGCGGTCCCGGCGGCTCGGCGGTCGGCTACCTCCAGCAGTTCGCGGGCATCGGCTATCCGGCCTCCGTCCGAGCCCGGTACGACATGGCGGCCGTCGACCCGCGCGGCGTCGCCCGCAGCGAGCCCGTCGAGTGCCTGACCGACCGCCAGATGGACGCGTACACACAGACCGACGCCACCCCGGACGACGGGAAGGAGACCGCCGGGCTCGTCGACGCGTACAAGACGTTCGCGGAGGGCTGCGGCAAGCACGCCCCGAAGCTCCTGCGGCACGTCTCGACGGTCGAGGCGGCGCGCGACATGGACATCGTCCGCGCGGCGCTGGGCGACAAGAAGCTGAACTACGTCGGCGCCTCGTACGGCACGTTCCTGGGCGCCACGTACGCGGGGCTCTTTCCCGACCGCGTCGGACGCCTCGTCCTGGACGGCGCGATGGACCCGTCGCTCTCGGCGCGCAGGCTCAACCAGGACCAGACGGCCGGCTTCGAGACGGCGTTCCAGTCCTTCGCCAAGGACTGCGTACGCCGCTCCGACTGCCCCCTCGGCACCGCGCGCACCACCCCCGCGCAGGTCGGCGACCACCTGGAGGCGTTCTTCCGTCGACTGGACGCGAAGCCCTTGCCGACGGGTGAAGCGGACGGCCGCAGGCTCGGCGAGTCCCTGGCCACCACCGGCGTGATCGCGGCGATGTACGACGAGGCGGCCTGGCCCCAGCTCCGCAAGGCGCTCACCTCCGCGATGAAGGACAAGGACGGCGCCGATCTTCTCGCCCTCTCGGACAGCTACTACGAACGCGACGGCGACGGCCACTACACCAACCTGATGTACGCCAACGCCGCCGTGAACTGCCTCGACCTGCCCCCCGCACTGCGGTCCACCAAGGAGGTGGACAAGGCGCTCCCGGCGTTCGAGAAGGCCTCCCCGGTCTTCGGCCCGAGCCTGGCCTGGGCGTCGCTGACCTGCGCGTACTGGCCGGTCAAACCGACGGGCAAGCCGCACCGCATCGAGGCGAAGGGCGCGGCGCCGATCGTGGTCGTCGGCACCACCCGCGACCCGGCCACCCCGTACCGCTGGGCGAAGTCCCTCGCCGCACAGCTCTCCTCCGGCCGCCTCCTCACCTACGAGGGCGACGGCCACACGGCGTACAACCGCGGCAGCCGGTGCATCGACACCGCGATCAACACCTACCTCCTCCGCGGCACCCCGCCGACCGACGGCAAACGCTGCACCTGA
- a CDS encoding histidine phosphatase family protein, with protein MTGTAARHLYITRHGEASPDESELTEAGRRQAALLGERLRGVPLAAIHHGPLARAAQTARLIGDRLDGVPVRPSPAAGDYVPYLPAREELPPESADTWLAFLEQFPAQEREEGPRLAAQAGAEFTGTVPGDEPRHELVVTHNFLAGWLIRAALDAPRWRWLGINHANAALTVIRYAPGRPPALLAFNDTGHLPPDLRWTGFPQELRI; from the coding sequence ATGACCGGTACGGCCGCCCGCCACCTCTACATCACCCGCCACGGCGAGGCTTCGCCCGACGAGAGTGAACTGACGGAAGCGGGCCGCCGTCAGGCCGCCCTGCTGGGCGAGCGGCTCCGGGGCGTTCCGCTGGCGGCGATCCACCACGGGCCACTCGCCCGTGCCGCGCAGACCGCCCGGCTGATCGGCGACCGGCTCGACGGCGTCCCCGTGCGCCCCTCTCCGGCCGCCGGCGACTACGTCCCGTACCTGCCGGCCCGCGAGGAACTACCACCCGAGTCGGCCGACACCTGGCTCGCCTTCCTGGAACAGTTCCCGGCACAGGAGCGCGAAGAAGGGCCCCGGCTCGCGGCGCAGGCGGGCGCGGAGTTCACCGGCACCGTTCCCGGTGACGAGCCGCGCCACGAACTCGTCGTCACCCACAACTTCCTCGCCGGCTGGCTCATCCGCGCCGCCCTCGACGCGCCGAGATGGCGCTGGCTGGGCATCAACCACGCCAACGCGGCCCTGACCGTCATCCGCTACGCCCCCGGCCGTCCCCCGGCACTCCTCGCCTTCAACGACACCGGCCACCTCCCGCCCGACCTCCGCTGGACCGGCTTCCCCCAGGAACTGCGCATCTGA
- the thrS gene encoding threonine--tRNA ligase: MSAPRPPALAGSLVVAAGTTAGEAVTAAGLPGTGPTAIVVVRDPAGRLRDLDWVPELDTKVTPVALDSPDGLNVLRHSTAHVLAQAVQDVFPEAKLGIGPPIENGFYYDFDVAKPFQPEDLKRLEKRMQEIIKQGQRFQRRRYDSLEDAKEQLAKEPYKLELVDLKGEVDAEEVMEVGAGELTAYDNLDPKDGHRVWGDLCRGPHLPSTRMIPAFKLMRSAAAYWRGNERNPQLQRIYGTAWPSRDALKAHLTLLEEASRRDHRKLGAELDLFSFPDEIGSGLAVFHPKGGIVRREMENYSRVKHEEAGYSFVNSPHITKGKLFETSGHLPYYADTMFPPIEMEGADYYLKPMNCPFHNLIYKSRGRSYRELPLRLFEFGTVYRYEKSGVVHGLTRVRGLTMDDSHIYCTRDQMAGELTSLLRFVLALLRDYGLDDFYLELSTRDDSPKFIGSDEDWDEATEALRSAAAESGLDLVPDPGGAAFYGPKISVQAKDAIGRTWQMSTIQVDFNQPKRFGLEYSAANGGREQPVMIHRALFGSIERFFGVLTEHYAGAFPAWLAPVQVVGIPIRDDHADYLAEFVAKLREQGIRAEVDHSDDRMQKKIRTAQQQKIPFMAIAGDDDVNGGTVSFRYRDGSQRNGVPLEEAVAHVVEVVRSRTNTGPSAA, translated from the coding sequence GTGTCTGCACCTCGTCCACCTGCTCTGGCCGGCTCTCTCGTCGTCGCGGCGGGGACGACGGCGGGCGAGGCGGTGACCGCCGCGGGCCTGCCGGGAACCGGGCCGACGGCGATCGTGGTGGTGCGCGACCCCGCGGGCCGGCTGCGCGACCTGGACTGGGTGCCGGAACTGGACACCAAGGTCACTCCCGTCGCGCTGGATTCGCCGGACGGTCTGAACGTGCTGCGGCACTCCACCGCGCACGTGCTGGCGCAGGCGGTGCAGGACGTGTTCCCGGAGGCCAAGCTCGGCATCGGACCGCCGATCGAAAACGGCTTCTACTACGACTTCGATGTCGCCAAGCCGTTCCAGCCGGAAGACCTGAAGCGGCTGGAAAAGCGCATGCAGGAAATCATCAAGCAGGGGCAGCGATTCCAGCGCCGGCGTTACGACTCCCTGGAGGACGCCAAGGAGCAATTGGCGAAGGAGCCGTACAAGCTGGAATTGGTGGACCTCAAGGGCGAGGTGGACGCCGAAGAGGTGATGGAGGTCGGCGCCGGTGAACTCACCGCGTACGACAACCTCGACCCGAAGGACGGCCACCGCGTCTGGGGCGACCTGTGCCGCGGACCGCACCTGCCGTCGACCCGGATGATTCCCGCGTTCAAGCTGATGCGGTCGGCGGCGGCGTACTGGCGGGGCAACGAGCGCAACCCGCAGCTGCAGCGGATCTACGGCACCGCGTGGCCCAGCCGCGATGCCCTGAAGGCGCACCTGACGCTGCTGGAGGAGGCCTCGCGCCGCGACCACCGCAAGCTCGGCGCCGAACTCGACCTGTTCTCCTTCCCCGACGAGATCGGCTCCGGCCTCGCGGTCTTCCACCCCAAGGGCGGGATCGTCCGCCGCGAGATGGAGAACTACTCGCGCGTCAAGCACGAGGAGGCCGGCTACTCCTTCGTGAACTCCCCTCACATCACCAAGGGCAAGCTCTTCGAGACCTCCGGTCACCTGCCGTACTACGCGGACACCATGTTCCCGCCGATCGAGATGGAGGGCGCGGACTACTACCTCAAGCCGATGAACTGCCCCTTCCACAACCTGATCTACAAGTCGCGGGGGCGGTCGTACCGCGAGCTGCCGCTGCGGCTGTTCGAGTTCGGCACGGTGTACCGGTACGAGAAGTCGGGCGTGGTGCACGGGCTGACCCGGGTGCGCGGTCTGACGATGGACGACTCGCACATCTACTGCACCCGCGACCAGATGGCCGGCGAGCTGACCTCGCTGCTGCGTTTCGTCCTGGCGCTGCTGCGCGACTACGGTCTCGACGACTTCTACCTGGAGCTGTCCACCCGCGACGACTCGCCGAAGTTCATCGGGAGCGACGAGGACTGGGACGAGGCCACCGAGGCGCTGCGCTCGGCGGCGGCCGAGTCCGGTCTCGACCTGGTGCCGGACCCGGGCGGCGCGGCCTTCTACGGCCCGAAGATCAGCGTGCAGGCGAAGGACGCGATCGGCAGGACCTGGCAGATGTCCACCATCCAGGTCGACTTCAACCAGCCGAAGCGGTTCGGGCTCGAGTACTCGGCGGCCAACGGCGGCCGGGAGCAGCCCGTCATGATCCACCGGGCGCTGTTCGGGTCGATCGAGCGGTTCTTCGGCGTGCTCACCGAGCACTACGCCGGCGCGTTCCCGGCGTGGCTCGCCCCGGTGCAGGTGGTCGGCATCCCGATCCGCGACGACCACGCCGACTACCTCGCCGAGTTCGTCGCGAAGCTGAGGGAGCAGGGCATCCGGGCCGAGGTCGACCACTCCGACGACCGGATGCAGAAGAAGATCCGCACCGCCCAGCAGCAGAAGATCCCGTTCATGGCGATCGCGGGCGACGACGACGTCAACGGCGGCACGGTGTCCTTCCGCTACCGGGACGGCTCGCAGCGCAACGGGGTCCCGCTGGAGGAGGCCGTGGCCCACGTGGTCGAGGTCGTCAGGTCCCGGACCAACACGGGACCGTCGGCCGCGTGA
- a CDS encoding MFS transporter, protein MSTSEISPPAAPTPVPSDVRPSRTAWLVLVVVVLADLMDLIDSSIANLAGPSIHADLGGGQVTVQWVLSAYTATFALGLVTSGRLGDLLGRRRLFLLGMTGFTLASLACGLAPNAAFLIVARAAQGLCGSVMIPQGLALVKVVFPPQHLRKALTPVGPLMGLTMVGGPVLAGWLLHLDLFGSQWRSIFLINVPFGVLAALLGARVMPRSGGEDPDARLDLTGIGLLTAASALLVVPLIQGRELGWPVWTYVMMAAGLALFALFAVSQRHSDHPVVAPTLLRKRSFVVGLVIVAGFYAALSAFVLVINLMLQQGMHWTPLRTGLALLPWALGTAVAVLLAGAVLAEKLGRAALHLGLALAVVGLLALWWSVAHWDTGITVWKLTPALLLTGFGSGLVFVPLTDFIIGDATPEEVGTGAGLLNAVQQFAGALGVAALGTVFYARAGHLTPRSGLTAAELVFAVAAGLNLLTLSLVRLLPTHPRQAHG, encoded by the coding sequence GTGTCCACTTCCGAGATTTCTCCTCCGGCGGCTCCCACGCCCGTCCCCTCCGACGTCCGTCCGTCGCGCACCGCATGGCTGGTCCTGGTCGTCGTGGTGCTGGCCGACCTCATGGATCTGATCGACTCGAGCATCGCCAACCTCGCCGGCCCGTCCATCCACGCCGACCTCGGCGGTGGCCAGGTGACGGTGCAGTGGGTGCTCAGCGCCTACACCGCGACCTTCGCCCTCGGCCTGGTCACCTCCGGGCGGCTCGGCGACCTGCTCGGCCGCCGACGTCTCTTCCTGCTCGGCATGACCGGCTTCACCCTGGCCTCACTCGCCTGCGGCCTCGCCCCGAACGCGGCCTTCCTCATCGTCGCCCGGGCGGCACAGGGCCTGTGCGGGTCGGTGATGATCCCGCAGGGCCTGGCCCTGGTGAAGGTCGTCTTCCCGCCGCAGCACCTGCGCAAGGCGCTGACCCCGGTCGGCCCGCTGATGGGGCTGACCATGGTGGGCGGCCCCGTCCTGGCCGGCTGGCTGCTCCACCTGGACCTGTTCGGCAGCCAGTGGCGCTCCATCTTCCTGATCAACGTGCCCTTCGGCGTTCTCGCCGCCCTGCTCGGCGCCCGGGTCATGCCCCGCAGCGGCGGCGAGGACCCGGACGCCCGCCTCGACCTGACCGGCATCGGTCTGCTCACCGCCGCCTCGGCCCTGCTCGTCGTCCCGCTCATCCAGGGCCGCGAACTCGGCTGGCCCGTCTGGACGTACGTCATGATGGCCGCCGGCCTCGCGCTGTTCGCGCTGTTCGCCGTCTCCCAGCGGCACAGCGACCACCCCGTCGTCGCACCCACACTGCTGCGCAAACGAAGCTTCGTCGTCGGCCTGGTGATCGTGGCCGGGTTCTACGCCGCACTCAGCGCGTTTGTGCTGGTCATCAATCTGATGCTGCAGCAGGGCATGCACTGGACCCCACTGCGCACCGGACTCGCCCTCCTCCCCTGGGCCCTCGGCACCGCCGTCGCCGTCCTGCTCGCGGGCGCCGTGCTCGCCGAGAAGCTGGGGCGGGCCGCGCTGCACCTCGGGCTCGCCCTGGCCGTCGTCGGGCTGCTCGCCCTGTGGTGGTCCGTGGCCCACTGGGACACCGGCATCACCGTCTGGAAGCTGACCCCCGCCCTGCTTCTCACCGGCTTCGGCTCCGGACTGGTGTTCGTCCCGCTCACCGACTTCATCATCGGCGACGCCACCCCGGAGGAGGTCGGCACCGGGGCGGGCCTCCTCAACGCCGTCCAGCAGTTCGCCGGCGCGCTCGGCGTCGCCGCCCTCGGCACGGTGTTCTACGCCCGCGCCGGCCACCTGACCCCGCGCTCGGGCCTCACCGCGGCGGAACTGGTGTTCGCCGTCGCGGCCGGGCTGAACCTGCTGACCCTGTCCCTGGTCCGCCTCCTTCCCACGCACCCGCGACAGGCCCACGGCTGA
- a CDS encoding TetR/AcrR family transcriptional regulator: MPPTPQERRAARHQLGAGPDTPGARRGAPGRRKKPITVDAIVDTAFGIVEREGYEALTMRRVAAALETGPSSLYAHVVNKEDLDELLIGRLCAGIDLPEPDPDDWRRRLIDVCTQLRDQYLRYPGISRAAFAAAPSNLDTLRVSEGMLALLLAGGIEPRAAAWALDALVLYVNAYSLEVSMVNSRVGSGDGHWVVGRDELMRRFAALPDTFPHTKRHAAELTAGTVPDRFDFTLGLMIDGLRGARQDT; encoded by the coding sequence ATGCCACCGACTCCGCAGGAACGGCGCGCGGCGCGACACCAGCTCGGCGCCGGCCCGGACACGCCAGGAGCCCGCCGGGGAGCGCCCGGCAGGCGCAAGAAGCCGATCACGGTCGACGCCATCGTCGACACCGCGTTCGGCATCGTGGAGCGGGAGGGCTACGAGGCCCTGACCATGCGAAGGGTGGCCGCCGCACTGGAGACGGGACCGTCCTCGCTCTACGCCCACGTGGTCAACAAGGAGGACCTGGACGAGCTGCTCATCGGCCGTCTCTGCGCCGGGATCGACCTCCCCGAACCCGACCCCGACGACTGGCGGCGCCGGCTCATCGACGTCTGCACCCAGCTCCGCGACCAGTACCTGCGCTACCCGGGCATCTCCCGGGCCGCCTTCGCCGCCGCCCCGTCCAACCTCGACACGCTCCGCGTCAGCGAGGGGATGCTGGCCCTGCTGCTCGCCGGGGGCATCGAGCCGCGGGCCGCCGCCTGGGCCCTCGACGCGCTCGTCCTCTACGTCAACGCGTACAGCCTCGAAGTCTCCATGGTGAACAGCAGGGTCGGCAGCGGCGACGGGCACTGGGTGGTCGGCCGTGACGAACTGATGCGCCGTTTCGCCGCGCTGCCCGACACGTTCCCGCACACCAAGCGGCACGCCGCCGAACTCACCGCCGGGACGGTGCCCGACCGCTTCGACTTCACCCTCGGTCTGATGATCGACGGACTCCGGGGCGCGCGGCAGGACACGTGA